TGATTAAACAAAGCTGGAGATTTTCACTTGAGGCTGTCATACGTGTGCATTGACTTTTTAGCCGTCTCTCTCTCGGCGTGTCAGTGTGTTGAGAATGGAATGGATATTTTCACCAATAAAGATTTgatgctgagaaaaaaaaaaactcgagAAGACAAGATTTTAGAGGGAAGCAGCTTGTCCAGTAACATGCTCTTTACAAGTTTGGCTGCCTTTGTTCGTGTGTGTTCTCTGTAGTCCAGTGTGTATCATCCCAGCTCCATGATATGTGTTCATTATCAGGGTCCGCCTCCTCTACGCCGTCACCCGGGGCATTTAAAGCAGATGctgtgttgtcattacttgCACTCTCCTCAGAAGTTTGTAGTATATTGTTCCTGTCTGATTCTGCATCATTTAATGAGTCCAGCAGGTCTGAAATATCAGGGATATCCCAACCGTCACCCATCTCCTCCGTCTCTGCCGCCTCTTTCACATCTCCACTTTCTCCTGTGCAGGTCTCAGCCTCCTCGGCTTGGTTTTGTGTCTCAGTCACTTGTTGCTCATTGGGGATTTGGTCCGGGATGTCCACTGTCCCTTGTGTAAATGTTACAAAGTGAGGAAGAGCAAAGGAGGCTCCTGGGACTTCTTTGGTGGGAACACCTACTGCCACCAAGATGGTGTCCATTTGACGCATGTAGTCCAAGTGACCTTTCACCTGGGAAGCAGAAACATGGTTTTACTGTCCCCGACGGGAAAAAAAAGGACACGTTTCTTTGTAAATTACAGTGTATATTCCTACATTACATGACCAGGTACTGTGTATAGTTTATGGTGCTTCAGAcatgttctgtatgttttttttttttttttttaatgttgagTGAAATGTGAAACCTCTGATCAACTAGTTTTCTTGAACCAGATGTTATCCACATGTTGAAGGTTCCTGTGGAATCATGTTGATTTACAGGGTGGCAGAAAGGCATTTTTTCTTATCTTTTAATTTAAGCAATACAACCGTCTCTTTTTAAGTGCTAATAAAATTATGAATTGCATCAATTAGTCCATGACTtcttatattattatttcacaGACTCTGACCTAACAAACAAGTGTGACATTTGTATGCATGAAAAGGGTCAATTTGAGAAAACTGATGCATGTGGGTATTTCTTCAAAAGATGAAAACCTTGAGATGTTAAATCATCTTTAGCTCACATGTACTCGAAAAACAATTTATTAAAAGGGGACTTTAGCGGGCCTAATTTAAGTATATGCTCTGACTCACCACTGAGGAAAGATCCACATTGATTATACGCCGATCCTGGATGTTGATTGGCTGTAGCCCAGCAACAGACATTTGTGCAGATGAACTTCGGTACAAGAACCCCAGGAGCCAGTCCCCTCTGACAGGTGGATAGTTCAGAAAGTCATTTATTCATGAAATACTTAAAAATCACAAATACTGCATTCAAAACACTGGACCTCAGATACAATGACTAAATGATGAGTATATCAAAACTATGAAGCAACTGTAAGctttcactgtaaaaaaaatgcagacATTTTACTCAATGCATACTAAAGGTTAGAGCTCTGTTAGATTACCTGCAGTAGCCGTTGACTATCTTTCCAGCCACTACCCTGGAAATTCTCTCCCAGGCCTTTTCAGAGCCGTCCACAGGGGCCCCCAAGAGGACTACATCCTCCACTACTCCTTCACTCCCTGAGGAATCACCGCAATACAGGGCTTGTCAGAACAATGTACATAAAATGATGGAAGATGAGAAACTGAATCTCATtaaaagatgcagtaggtaagacttataaaactaactttccatcatatttgctgaaactgaccctatgtttgagtagaactacatgaagcaggtaataattaaaaaaaaaaaatccagctcctctggcaccacctacagcctgtagtgtgatttgcaaagatccacagctccctgttcagatgcaccaatcagggccggggggggggggtgtctaactgcgtgtcaatcactgctcttgcacacgcattcattctcccttgtggggggaggggcttaggagaacgttttgggctttagcagaaaggggggagggactgagaagttgttaatgttcaaattttttggctaagtcctggatcttcacaatcctacctacagcacctttaattgcggttttaattacaaaaaaaaggtaTAACCACATTTAAATACTTATTATTTAGGCCCGTCATAACAATTCTACCATGCTTCACCAGTGACTTAGCAAAAGAGGTGATTAAAAGTCATGACTTTAACCCAGGGATGTCTCACATTGAACAAAGACAGCCAGTGCAAGGAATCATGGGTGTGAATCTAATCGTGACGCATAATCAAAATACGGTTTATCCACAGAAAGGTGTTTGTACCTTTGTCGTTTGCAAGCTCCTGAAGACAGTAGTAGATAACTCTGGCCCCAAGACTGAAACCTATGAGGCTGACAGGCCGCTTACCCTTCAAATACAGACAAAAAGAGAAGAGATGCACAATTCTGAAGTAGCTTTCATCCTCCTAGTGTTTACTGAATGTAAAAAGGTAGTACGATACCTGCTGTCTGCTTCTCAAAACCTGTGCCAGGTGTTTCCCCACTTCAGCTGAGCGGTTCAGACAAACACACCAGGGGTTGTCAATGACGCTGGCTGCTGCCAGCAAAGACGCAGGCCACGTCAGAGCCGCCACGATGCCTGGACAGTGTGATGGTGTAAAAAGACATCAATGCAGTACCAAGAAAGGGTCAATACAACAAAAGGACAATAAGCTAGATAAGACAGTCGGGGTTGTTAAAGAAAAAATCAACTCATTATCAGCAATCATTGCCACAAAAGCATTACCCTTTTTACATCACATGTCACAAGTTCAGAATAGAACATATTTGACCACTAGCACAAACACTCCTGTTTCCAAATACAGACCCACTGAATAGACTTAAGTGCTTCCGGCACCCTCCTACCTGAGAGCACTGTGTACTTGAGCGCCTCCTGGGCCACCATGCTGACCAGCCCATCCAACAGAGAGGCCATGGCTGAGCCCAGATCCTTGAGGAAACGTGACTCCCACACCAGGCAGTACTGTTCCCCGCACTCGCCCAGGCTGCACCACGGGGCCTGGAACGAACCTGGAAGACAGAAGTTGTGTTTTAATGTAAGGATACAACTAAGCAGCACTTGtaaactgtaactgtaacttgtttttttttagccattGTATGTGAAGGGGGTACTAAGCTTGTAACTGAGTGTATTTTTTAGTGGGGGGGGAGAGAGCTGCATCGTTTTGTTTGCATAATCTCAGGTGAACACTCTGGTATAGAACATTATGTGTCTATACCAGTGTCTATGTATTGTGTGTAACTGTTGCCCAGcaatcccatctgtgttcttctCGGTTTCTCTTTAATATTAATGTCCTTCTTCGTTTTTTTGCCACCTAACTACTTCAACACCATTCAACATGGAAACTTCACCTTCATCTTACTGAGGACATTATCATAATTACTGTTTGTATCCTCCATacttaaaaaatatgtattgtttTTCAGGATGTGTTTTGACGAATTTACAGAATTATATTAAGAGGCTTAACTGCGATGATCACACACACGTTCAGTGCAGTTGTAGGTTCAATTCAGCCGTTATGATGCCACAATGTCTTACGATTAACACCTCTGAGCGTATCTGGTTATTTTATCCATTCATTTTATCAATTCATTTGACAGAAAATGTACTATACCATAATAATGTATATATTGATATTGCCATGTAAATTAACATATACCATGATAGAGGACTTATCCATATGGACCTCACCTAATCAGTGGAAATTGTAAGTGGTTGTAGTGACAACAGAAGCCATACTTACTGTATTTACCACCGCAGAGCCAACCTGTCACCGCGATGGTCAGGTGAAGATGCTTCCCGGATCTCAGCGGCAGGAATTCAAACTCCTCTATCGCCCCGACGCACTTATTCATCTTATAGCCTGGAGaaacaatgtataaaaaaatgaaacaaaggtAGGGAAGAGCAGATATCAAGAAGGTGAGAAAAGCTAAATATATGAAACTAAGGGGATAGCACAAATGTGTATTTATCACGTTCAGTCAAAAATTCTAAAGATGACTTCTATCTGCACGCATCGCATGTCTTCCAACATTCTTACCAGTCAATCCGGCTCCTGCTGCTCCAAAAAGGGAAGCCATGATTGCAATGCCAGTGGCTGAGCCCAGAGCAGCAGCCCCTCCTGCCCCCAGCACAGCACTGGCCCCTGCTGCCACTAAGGGGGCTGCCAGCCCACCTGTCACACCTGGCAAAGGTACAAACAATGCAGTCAgtacaggaaaaaaaagccaaaatgtgTAGAGTGAAGCCTTTTAAAGAAAAGTTAAGTCTACGGAGTGTGTGAACTGATGCAAGATGCAATCTTCGTGCATTATTCTGATAGTCTTAACACTCTATAGTGATTCAATTATCAGTTGGTAAGCTTATCAATTAAAGTCTATGTGTGCACATATGATACTAGATGTTTCGAAAGTCCATTTAAAAAGGTTTTCAAAAGCACTTGAAGCAGGAATAATCACCAATCACAGTTCCTCCTCCCACGGTGGCTAGTCCAATGAGGAGATAGCGGCGCAACTTTCGCCCTCTCTCTCGCCTCAGCCTCAGCGAGGACTCCTCTCTAAagagcagagtcagacagaccATCTGAATTAGTTGAAATATTCATGAgctcaacaaataaaaatgtcaaatgacTCTTCTTGTGCGTTTAACGTGTCatcctgaaaaaaagaaagaaagaaaagctgcTTGTTTATGCCACACAGCCACCTTCACGCTTTCATTTTGGATACACGTATGACTGTCATGCGCAGTgtttgtgacacacacacacacacactctttgtggggacccgtcattgacataatgcattccctagccccttaccctaaccttaaccatcacaactaaatgcctaaccttaaccctgaaaccaagtcttaaccctcaaacagccctttgtgaggtccagcattttggccccacaaagctgtccagaccccacaagtatactgtattcccggtttttggaccacacacacacacacacacacacacacacacacacacacacacacacacacacacacacacacacacacacacacacacacacacacacacacacacacacacacacacacacacacacacacacacacacacacacacacacacacacacacacacacacacacacacacacgttgagaTAGGATGACTTTTAAGCTAAGGCAGaacatattattttgtattcttAAATTAACTAAGGCACCACGTAAACATAGAATCTGACTCAGTTACAATCATTTTTCATCCATCCTTCCTTCTATCCAAACAGAACTTACTCGCTCTCCTCTCCTGCTTCCCTCAGCCTCTCTCCCAGTGTTTCCTCGAACTCCTCCAGCTGCTGTGGAAAGACTCGTAGCAGACAGCTGACATGACGGATGAGAACCCTCGATCTGGCATCATACTGGCCTGTGACAGACCATGAAAGTCATAAAGGAACAGGCTTATATGAATTTACACAAACTTAAAGTAGCTAGTTATTAATTCATCAAAGGATTCTTACCGTCTTTGACAGAAAAAGACACCAGATCCTGTAATACAAAGTGAAAGCTGGTTATAATTTGTGGGTTTGTAGAAATCCAGACACAAGCTAATTTCTTTTGTTTGCATGATCAGTTATGAAACACTCCTATCAAAccacaaaataatagaattagaGTGAGCAACACCTGTATGATGGGGGTTGCCCCTGAAGCCAGAAGTGGTTCGGCCTGTAGGATGGAGAGAAAGGTGTCGGAGCCTTCAAAGCCCAGGCCTGACAGGAAAGCCCCCATAACCGGCATCACCGACTCGTCCAGGTTCAGCCAGCGGACCAAGCCCTGCAGATACTTGTCCCTGAACACACTGAGAAACACGCAACTGCTCATCTCCTCAGGTTCACAGTTCAGTTAAAGCATTATTATTCACAGTCTAGTTAAACAAGTTATTAATGCACATGGATATTCACGTGTGGAAGAAGGAAAAGCAGCATTCAGAAATGTTGCATTTGtgcagaaaaaataaataaaaaggccaGGCCACATGATTTCTTTGAGGTTCGGAGTGGCTTCCTCTGCTCACTTTTTTCCTAATCCAATAGCGAACCTTTGGAAATGTCTGGATGTCTGAGACTTCTTAAAGATCAGGTAAGAATCTCTCTCACCCACTTAAATTTGACCCTGGTAGATGACCACTTACATAACTACACGTGCAAGTCCAaatttgagtgtgtgtgacagtAAATCACACTGACCAAAAATTTATAACTTGTCAGTGATCAGTCCCTTATCCCTTAAATAATTAAGGTGGAATTAGAGGAAGGTAGATGGTAGATTTGAGCTTACTAGAAAAAATGGAAGCAAGCACTCTTCAACACAATGACTATATTGATATTAGTAGAATGGACACACATAGGATGTCATGATGACATTATCCCTCATGGCTCTGTTACCTGTTTTCAGGTCCAGTGAACAACTGGCCCAGAGAGACACCACACAGTGCAGCATAAGCAAACCGGCCCTGTTCAGTCAGCTGTCTGCTGATTATTTCCTCTGCGCTGGGGTCACCTGGGGCATCTTGTGTTGTTCCAGCCCCCCCTGGGTCTAAGGTGATAAATAAACAAAGCTTAATAATTAATCCCAACAAGCATAATAGAGCCTCTTTAAGGTGGCAGTTTGATTCACATCATTGAAGAAACCAAATACAAGTGACACATAAGACAAAGTCACATTAATTACGAGTCAGAAACTCAAATTGTTATTGGTATACAGACAATGTGTAGCCTAGAATATTTGAAATGCTGTCAGCAGGGACAGGCTCAAATCGCAGATTGGAGCTTGCTCTTTCTCAATGCGGTTTGGTGGATCACCTGCATGCCGAATTTATCAGACGACCCCAATGAATTGATATAAGGACTTAGGACATACAAGATATGTTAATGTCACCTATGACAAATTTAACAGCCTGATTCGGAGCGTAGTTTAGTTAGACGTTTCGTTCTAGTCTGGCAaatagctaactagctaacattaCACGGAATTAGGTTACACGGAGTCTAACTTTGTGCttctcatcatctctctctctgatgaaCTAACATTAATTCAACATACAGAGGCAGCTAAAAGGAGACCCAAGTGTTGTTCAACGCTTAAAGTACATttcaacaacacacaacacttTTGTTAGCTGTTACCAACAGCTGGTTGATAGAGACCACTGCCTCAGCCTGGACAGTTAACTTAGCTAACGGTTCACTGGTTACTTTTGACAAGGTGGTCAATTTAATAAATTACTCTACTACCGCACTAAACAAATAATACACGTATTCTACGGTACCTGGGGCAAAATTGGTGTCCGAACAGCTCTGTTTTTCCTCCATGTCCACAGATATCTCAACTCTGTGCTCTAAACTTTTGTTGCCTTCACTTGTTCCTCCTGAGCTCTGATATCTGAAAAGCACACGTTAATAAGGcactacagcgctgtggagataggtctcgcatggtctggcaatgcgagactacggCACTGACCCTGCACTGACCCAACCGATTTTAATGGTACATATTCCCCAATCAACCAATGCAACAAAAACGTTTATTGATAATGTTGTAATGTTCGATATCAACCCGCACATACCTAATTAGTGTTGGATTGATAAAATGAACAGAAAAATGCATATTGGAAACACGTTTGATACGATTATGTTACTTTTTGGAAACCTGTTGGATATATCACTGTTACCACCCTGCgctgggttaaaaaaaatgcagctctctgtcacaataaaaaAACTTAGTTGGGTCATTCACATAGttgtttacattttggttttaaTATTTTTGACTGTCCATGAAGCTATCATTTGTGTGCAACTTTTGAGTGACGTAACGTCGTCCACGTACGCTTACACGCCTACAACGGAACGGGGCAGGGGTATGTTCACGACTGACACGTTTTAGAAAGTTTTGTCCAAGAAATTGTTATAAAGTTGATTAATTACACATCTTTAGGTCAGGAATGGGGAATTATGTGCCACGAGTGTCTGGTTTAAAACTGCTTTACACAGAGAGGTGGGACCCAGTGAAACCCtcattgatagatagatagatagatagatagatagatagatagacagacagacagacagacagacagacagacagacagacagacagatagatagacagacagacagacagacagccagacagacagatagatagatagatagatagatagatagacagatagacagatagatagatagatagatagatagatagatagatagatagatagatactttattgatctccAAGGgtaaattcaaggtcccaggagcttaaagacatcacacacaacatacacatacatcataaacaggatgatcaaataacaaataaaaaaaccccacatgaataatatggataataaaagaaaagatactaaataaaaaa
The genomic region above belongs to Sander lucioperca isolate FBNREF2018 chromosome 12, SLUC_FBN_1.2, whole genome shotgun sequence and contains:
- the tmco4 gene encoding transmembrane and coiled-coil domain-containing protein 4, with product MEEKQSCSDTNFAPDPGGAGTTQDAPGDPSAEEIISRQLTEQGRFAYAALCGVSLGQLFTGPENSVFRDKYLQGLVRWLNLDESVMPVMGAFLSGLGFEGSDTFLSILQAEPLLASGATPIIQDLVSFSVKDGQYDARSRVLIRHVSCLLRVFPQQLEEFEETLGERLREAGEESEEESSLRLRRERGRKLRRYLLIGLATVGGGTVIGVTGGLAAPLVAAGASAVLGAGGAAALGSATGIAIMASLFGAAGAGLTGYKMNKCVGAIEEFEFLPLRSGKHLHLTIAVTGWLCGGKYSSFQAPWCSLGECGEQYCLVWESRFLKDLGSAMASLLDGLVSMVAQEALKYTVLSGIVAALTWPASLLAAASVIDNPWCVCLNRSAEVGKHLAQVLRSRQQGKRPVSLIGFSLGARVIYYCLQELANDKGSEGVVEDVVLLGAPVDGSEKAWERISRVVAGKIVNGYCRGDWLLGFLYRSSSAQMSVAGLQPINIQDRRIINVDLSSVVKGHLDYMRQMDTILVAVGVPTKEVPGASFALPHFVTFTQGTVDIPDQIPNEQQVTETQNQAEEAETCTGESGDVKEAAETEEMGDGWDIPDISDLLDSLNDAESDRNNILQTSEESASNDNTASALNAPGDGVEEADPDNEHISWSWDDTHWTTENTHEQRQPNL